A genomic region of Raphanus sativus cultivar WK10039 chromosome 6, ASM80110v3, whole genome shotgun sequence contains the following coding sequences:
- the LOC108810699 gene encoding peroxisomal membrane protein 13-like — MATYHPSGGRPPKPRVREGNNNNNTSAPNPFRPPSNTTSTAASVEASGTANPGELVSSLNRNHTAAGNMNLLGRPVPARPWLPQTYGGYGPNLGMNSGYGLGAYGYGLGRYGGGSMHNRGGMYGVGGGLYGSSGMHGGGMYNRSFGGGYGMGMGMIPYGGQDPNDPSNQPPSPPGFWISFLRVLQGAVNFFGRVAMLIDQNTQAFHMLMSALLQLCDRGGMLYGELARFVLRLLGVKTKPGMMQQQTQGANGLPLPHQPHGNQNCVVEGAKPAAPGGDGGGWDSVWGN, encoded by the exons ATGGCAACGTATCACCCATCAG GTGGAAGACCTCCTAAACCTCGGGTACgagaaggaaacaacaacaacaacacatcTGCTCCTAACCCTTTCAGGCCTCCTTCAAATACCACCAGCACGGCTGCTTCTGTTGAGGCTTCTGGCACAGCTAACCCTGGTGAACTAGTTTCTTCTCTGAATAGGAATCATACTGCTGCTGGTAATATGAATCTACTGGGTAGACCTGTGCCAGCTAGACCTTGGTTGCCGCAGACGTATGGCG GTTATGGTCCAAATCTAGGTATGAACTCTGGTTATGGTTTGGGTGCATATGGTTATGGGCTTGGAAGGTATGGTGGTGGTAGCATGCATAATAGAGGAGGTATGTATGGTGTTGGTGGTGGTCTCTATGGAAGTTCAGGTATGCATGGTGGTGGGATGTACAATAGAAGTTTCGGTGGTGGTTATGGTATGGGAATGGGGATGATTCCTTATGGTGGTCAAGATCCAAACGACCCTTCTAATCAACCTCCATCTCCACCTGGCTTCTGGATATCCTTTCTCCGTGTG TTGCAAGGTGCTGTGAATTTCTTTGGGCGTGTAGCAATGCTGATAGACCAGAACACACAGGCCTTTCATATGCTCATGTCTGCTCTTCTTCAGCTATGTGATCGTGGTGGTATGTTATATGGAGAATTAGCAAGATTTGTATTGCGTTTGCTCGGGGTGAAAACAAAGCCTGGCATGATGCAGCAGCAGACACAAGGAGCTAATGGACTCCCTTTACCTCACCAGCCCCATGGAAACCAGAACTGCGTTGTTGAGGGGGCTAAACCTGCTGCACCAGGTGGTGATGGCGGTGGTTGGGACAGTGTATGGGGTAACTaa
- the LOC108810380 gene encoding calmodulin-like protein 3 has translation MDQAELCRIFQMFDKNGDGKITKQELNDSLKNLGIYIPEQELVQMIEKIDLNGDGYVDSEEFGGLFETIMEERDEEEDMREAFNVFDQNRDGFITVEELRSVLASLGLKQGRTLDECKRMIGKVDVDGDGMVDFKEFKKMMKAGGFAAL, from the coding sequence ATGGATCAAGCAGAGCTTTGCCGGATATTCCAAATGTTCGACAAGAACGGCGACGGCAAAATCACCAAGCAAGAGCTGAATGATTCATTGAAGAATCTTGGAATCTACATCCCGGAGCAAGAGCTGGTGCAGATGATTGAGAAGATCGATCTCAACGGTGATGGGTACGTGGACAGCGAAGAGTTTGGAGGGTTGTTCGAGACGATCATGGAGGAGAGAGACGAGGAGGAAGACATGAGAGAGGCTTTCAATGTGTTTGATCAGAACAGGGACGGGTTCATCACGGTGGAAGAGCTGAGATCTGTGCTAGCTTCCTTGGGACTCAAGCAAGGAAGAACTCTAGATGAATGCAAGAGGATGATTGGCAAAGTTGATGTTGATGGAGATGGCATGGTGGATTTCAAGGAGtttaagaaaatgatgaaaGCTGGTGGATTTGCAGCCTTGTGA